The following nucleotide sequence is from Triticum dicoccoides isolate Atlit2015 ecotype Zavitan chromosome 7B, WEW_v2.0, whole genome shotgun sequence.
ATTTGATGATGTACATCTAATTTACCCCTAATAAAATTAGCATTGGCACATGATCATTAATAATCACAATAATGATGCCGGTAAGCACACAAAAAACTACCAGACCATCGAATAAGAAATGAGCATTGTGCTGCATGTAGTTAGACTAGGAAAAAACTGGTAAGTACGGTAATATGATAATGGTAACTGCTTGCACATCATCATTGGGGATATCCAAAACAGTAAAGCACAAAGCGTAAAAATCATGGGGGTGCAATCCAAAAACACAACCTAATGTGAATGTAGTTGTTTGAAAAACAACTGGTAATCAGAGCGCAAATTGCACAGCTCAAAATCACCAACCAATTGGACATTtaggcacataaataacaccagtcATAAAAATAGCAGTGTTTCAGCACCTGGTAATTTGAGTGCCATGTCATTGGTAAgtgtaatacattcatctgataatttAAACATAACAAAACAACACCGATAATAGCAGTGTTTCAGCATCTGGTAATTTGAGTGCAATGTTGTTGGCAAGTTCAATACCTTCATCATATCACTGGTAAGTACAATCCCACGATCATGATAATTAATAGCACATACAAAAACTGGTGAAAACAAGACTGTTGGGCTACTGGTAATTTAGGCACAATGACACTGGTAAGTACAATACCATGATCCTGATAATTAATAGCACAACAACACTGATAATCCAAGATTACCAGCATGACCCTAATCAATAAACACTACATAAATCCGACATAAGGGCATCTAGTGGGGAAATTTCAGGGTTGTTGTTCAAAATACACACACACTACTGCATATCATAATCCACAACAACAATGTCAACAGAACGAAAACCCGTGGGAATCCATGGAAAAATAAATCTGCAATCCGCCATGAAAACCTATACACCACCCACCCGCCGACCAAATCCGCACAGATTGAACCAAAATCCGAGCATGCTTCTACAAATAGACTATACGGATGACCTAATCGACCCTAATATCATTAACAACCTGCGCGGATTCGAAGGGGAAACGGATAAATCCGCGGTGGGACGAGCGGGATAAGCAACAGGGAAAACAGAGGGCACAGGAAAATGCGTCCCTCACCGCCGAATCAGACGACGCCGCCGAGAAGCAAACCGCGCCGCCCCCAGGAGAAGTTGCGGACGACGGAGAGAAGAGGAAGGGGAGAGCGTCGAATGCCAACCGCAATGCGCGAGAGGGAGAAGTAATGCGGGCGATGAGGATGGGGGAATGGAGTTCGTCCGCATTGGCCGAGAGGGGCGGTTTCAATCGGCCCCACTTGTCATCGACGCAGAAACAGTAACGGCTATCACTAGGAAACCGCAACGCGCGCTTCGCTCGCGCTGAGACGCTGCGAACCGTTGAATCTGAAACGAACGACATTGGATGCGTGCGGATCTGTTGCAATTTTCCATTCGGCAGGAATTTAGCTTTGTCGATATCTTTAAAAAAGTAGCTGGGCAAAAGTGGGTACTCAGGTTATTCTCCAATTTTTTTGCTTCAGGACCTAGAAGTGCTGATGTCGTTGTTTTCTTCCATCTGACCTTGCCCTCTGATCGGCCTCCACCGCAATCTCTTCTTCCCTCCCGCCGCCGGATCGTTGCTCTGGCGACTCCGCAGCCGCGAACATGGGCGGCACCACGGTGGTTCCCCCGTCTCTGCTCCCGCGCcgtagcgccgccgccgtcgctgacCTGCACTCCAGTTGCTCCCGCGTGCGCCTAAACCCTGCCTCGATGGCCAACCCCGCTGCTGCCAAGACGCCGAAGCAGCCCGTGTCCGTGCGCGACGGGCAGCCGCCGGCGCCGAAGCGCGTACACGGTGCCAGCTCCGGGGACGAGCTCCATGTGACAGCCCCCGCCAACATCAAGAACAGCATCAAGAATCCGTGTCCCAGCAGCGGCAACGATCCGAGGAGTCCGACGTGCCTCCACGCCTCCGTGATCAAGAACCAGGTCGCCGAATCTCCCGCGAGCGCGACGCAATCGAAGCCGCCGATCAGCATGCGCGAACTGATCGAGAACGCTCGCCTCGCCATGGCTCGCGCTGCCGCCGAAGAGCGGATGGTGGACATGGATTGGGCTCACCCTGCCGCCGAAGAAGAGGCCAGCCGTCGGCGGGACATCGAGCGCAGCAGAGCGGAGGCCCGGCGAAAGGTGGAGCAGATGGTGGACACGGTGCAGTTCAACGACCCATACATTGATCCCtccgacgtgaccaagtcccctggGGAGCTGCACCAAGCAAGACAAGAAGCATGGCGTGCTCAAGCTCAGCTCATGGAGATGGCTCGTCGACGGGATGAGTGCTCAGGTGATCGAAGCAGAGGAAGAAATCATCAGCAGTGCAAGCTTCTTGGTGTTGGTGGTAGTCTTACATCAGAGGAAGCAGAGTCAGCAGTTTTCCAGTAGCTCAGAAAATCAGAGGAAGCAAAGGAAGGGATGGATAAGATACAAGTTGTCAACTATGTAATCAATTAATGCAAGTGTGTAGCTACAAGTTTTCCAGTAGTGCGAGTGAGATTCTTATTAATTTGGCCATTAATTAGTGTGCATTATGATCACAATTGACCAATTAATGCAAGGGATTGTTTTAGAAAGTTAAAAGCATTGGATCTAATGTATGCAATCATCTGCCACTAGCTCTATTTCTACGTTTTCATCTGTTGTAGTATGCTCCCTCCTAATAACAGTTGATCCATTAATGCAAGGGATTTTGGTAAATTTATACTAATAGCGTTGGATATGATTAATGCACACATCCGGTACTAGATCTCTTTCTGTGTATTCATCTGATGTATGCTCCCTCATGTGAACTTTTTTTCATGGATAATACCAGGCACACGATTACATCAAGAGGAATGCTTTTATGCTCCAACCGTTCCATGGGACTGTTGTTGTTCAGGAGGAAAACAGATATGTGCGCTCCCTCTAGAAAAAGTTTACATCCAAATTATTTGTCGTATCATGCTGGTTTCGTTTCATGAGGTTGCCTCCCTGTTCATCTAAAAAAAAATATTTCTCCTATCAGGACTCTCTGAATTTTGCATCTGGTGCAAATTTCGTTCAATACAATTGGTGACAGTATCAGGCCAATTTCATGTCGCATTGCAGAGAAAATAAATACTTACAACAATGGTGTTTACTGCACTGAGTTCACATATTTATTGACATAGATCCACTGGATTACAAGGGAACTACAATGCCTGATACATCATCTGAATTCACAGTATACAACTTCATTCAAAATCAACTCAATTACAGGAAAACTTCGACAACATTCACAGGTGTTGCAGTTTCTCCTCTGCCTCTGTAATCCTGAGCAAACCGAGAGCAATAGCAACACTAACAAAGCCAACCAGAGGCGAGCTCGGCAGAGAACCTGAGCAGCATCAACCAACCCAACCGAGCATCAATGTGGCGCCACCCGGTGGTGCAGAGTAGAGCaagagagcagcagtagcagcacaggGGAGCGAGTTAAACGTACAAGTGTTGCTGTTGTTATTGTTTTCTTCCCGAAATGGCACTTACCATGCACTTACTGATGGTGACTTGTTCTGCAGAGTGTGATGTGCTCCATTGTCCCACTTTGAATTGGCAATGAATCAAGGTTCCCTAAACTAATCCCGCTCTATGACAGGCACGTTGACttggagctactccctccgttccaaaatagatgacccaccaGAGCCCTGTACTCTCCAACGAATTTACCTGCTCCCCGACACCTCACGGTCTGTCGTTACCGACACGCGTAACAAAATGGTCAGAGTTGTTTGTTTTTCTACACTACTTGTGATTTACTATTACACATAAGACTAGGGATTAGGAAGACCTGGAAGCCATTAGCCGTAGAATAAACGTTGGTATACGCTGCTTCTCTTTTCATTCTTGACCTAATAAGAGTAAAGATTGCTAAAGGAGGAGACGAAATTATAGCTACCCTTCGCTGCACATGTTCGTCGGCGAGTTTGGGTAAGACCGCAACCCGTTCTTGATCTAAACCACCATCCATGTTCCTGTATGGCTCATGGATTCTGTTGCAGGTACACTACGCTGTGGCCATAAGGCTTTCAGGCACATGCCCCAGCAGCTCCGCTTCGCATCAAGCAGAAGGGAGAAAACAACCGTGCATCTTCATGGcctcgctgttgtgctgctgctttgTTTTGCTTCTCCCACAAGTTCCTGCACGGAGAATGAGAGCAGCACACTCTCTGACTTCCTAGGTGGGCTCGTGCCGGGCGGCAACGGTGGCCTCAACGTGTCATGGGTGAATGGCACCGACTGCTGCGAATGGGAAGGCATCGTCTGCAGCAGTGATGGCACAGTCACAGCTGTGTTGTTGGCTTCCAAAGGCCTCAGAGGGGAAATCTCACCATCCCTCGCCAATCTTACAGGGCTCTTGCACCTCAACCTATCCCACAATTCTCTTGAAGGCAGCCTACCAGTGGAATTGTTGTCCTCCAGAAGCATCGTCGTCCTCGATGTCAGCTTCAACCGCCTCGATGGTCATCTGCAAGAGATCCAATCCTCAAATCATAGTTTTCCTATCAAGGTGTTGAATATCTCAAGCAACTCCTTCACAGGACCATTTCCGTCCAAAACATGGAAGGCTACGAAGAGTCTGGTTGCTCTTAGTGCAAGCCACAACAGCTTTGAAGGACCCATATCGTCTTCTATCTGCATCAATGGCCCATCATTTGCCATGCTTGACCTCTCACATAACCAATTCAGTGGCAATATTTCTCCGGGGTTTGGCAGTTGCGCCATGCTGAGAGTGCTAAAGGTTGGCCACAACAACCTTACCGGACCTCTCCCCGATGGACTATTCAATGCTACCTCACTGGAGCACCTCTCTTTGGCCAACAATGGTTTGCAGGGTGTTCTTGATGGTTCCAGCATAGTCAAATTAAGCCGTCTGACTGTCCTTGATCTTGGAATGACTGGTCTCAGTGGCAAGATTCCAGACTCTGTCGGCCAGCTAAGAACATTGGAGGAACTCTACTTGGACAACAACAATATGTCTGGTGAGCTGCCATCGGCACTAGGTAACTGCTCAAATCTCAGATACATTACCATCAGAAACAACAGCTTTACTGGGGATCTTAGCAGAGTCAATTTCACCATGTTGGATCTGAGGATAGCTGATTTTTCGATGAACCTCTTCACTGGTCCAATTCCTGAAAGTATCTACTCATGCAGCAATCTAGTTGCACTGCGGCTGGCTTACAACAACTTTCATGGCGACTTCTCACCAAGAATAGGCAATCTCAAGTCCCTCTCCTTCTTTTCAATTACCAACAACTCTTTTAAAAATATCACAAATGCACTTCAAATGCTCAAGAGCTGCAAGAACCTCACCTCCCTGCTTATCGGAACCAACTTCAAGGGTGAAACCATACCACAGGATGAAACAATTGATGGTTTTGAGAATCTTCAGGTACTGACCATAGATGCTTGCTCATTGGTCGGGAAAATTCCTCTTTGGATATCAAAGCTTGCAAGATTGAAGATGATAGATTTATCAGTAAACCAACTCAGTGGACCAATACCATCCTGGATTGATGAACTGGGCTTCCTATTCTACCTAGACATATCAAGCAACAACCTTACAGGGAATATAGCAGTTGCATTGACAAAGTTGCCGATGCTGCTATCAGAGGAAAATGTTGCCAAGTTGTACCCGAAGTTCCTTGAGTTGCCTGTATTTTGGACACCATCACGTCAATACCGGATGGTCGGTGCTTTTCCTAGAATATTGCGTCTAGACAACAATAATTTCACTGGTATAATTCCTCCTGAGATTGGTCAGCTAAAATTGCTCGACGGCCTCAATTTCAGCTCCAATAGCTTAACTGGTGAAATACCACAAGAAATATGCAACCTCACAAACCTGCAAATGCTTGATCTGTCGGATAACCAGCTCACAGGTGCAATACCATCTGCACTGAATGATTTGCACTTCCTTTCTACATTTGATGTTTCCAGCAACAGGCTAGAAGGACCAGTTCCAACAGGAGGACAGTTTCATACATTCTCAAATTCCAGCTACAGTGGGAATCCAAAGCTATGTGGACCTATGCTCAGCCTCGATTGCACCTCCACGGCAACAGATCAAACCTCTGCTTCACGGCATCACAACTTGCGCTTTGCGCTAGTCATTGGAATCACCTCAGGAGGACTCATTGCTCTTGCATTGCTTGCGTGTTTCCTTATTGCACGGTTAGCATACTATGATCACACTGAAAATGTAGTTCCCCTTCGAAGCAGGCCGTGATGAAGATGTTTTTCTCAAGACACGGTCCTGAAGATCTGATACTTTGAACATTGTGCTTTTCTTCCCTCTTGTACTGGATGTGGCTTAACACTGTATTTCTTCACGTCGTCCCCAATTCTGCTCTGCGATGCAAAAATCGCATGAGATTAGATGTGTAGACTTCGATCGATCTAGGGTGTAATGTACTTTCTAGCACTGTCAGTATGTTCATAAAAATTTAACCAATTTCCTTATCAGTATCACTGCCAGTATATGAAGTAGTAGTACCTACTAAGTGTGACTCTACGCATTTCATCAATGTTCTGAAGCAGCTAAATGTTTAAGTCCTCAACACTTTCCACAGAAATCGACCAAAGAACAGTATAGGGGGGATTTGGGTACACCAGATAATCGCGTACACGATGTCAGTTTGAGCTCGAACTTACGATTCGGACGCTGGTCGTTCTGAATTCCCACCACAGAGCCGCTCGCCCGCGTTGCCCGCGTCGGTCGCCGGAGCTGCGAAAGCCCCGCTCGTGCGCGAGGGGGAGCTCGTGGGGGAAACCGCCGCTACGCTCTGCTGCGCACGGTGTACCGAGGCGGCGGCGCGAAGCCGGCCGGATAGAACGAGCGGCGAGGGCTGGACGGGTAAACGGAGCACGCACGCCGTACCAGAGCGGTGGCATCTCGGTCGGCCGCCGTGGACGTGCGGCGGCGAGAAGGAAATGGGCCATGGAGGGcttatcttcttcttttttgagaAATATGGAGGGCTTGTCATGTTTGGACACAGGAGATCGGGCCGTGTGATTTTTTGTAACCGATTCGATACTGGAGGCCCAGAATGGGCAGGACTTCCCGGACACAAAAACACAGACCTTCATGAATTGAATTAcaagattctcaaaaaaaaaaattgaattacAATAAAATTGCTTTAAGATTCCCTAACAAAATCAAATTGCTTTAAGACCCCTAAAAAATCAAATTGCTTTAGGTTGGTTACTAAGGCCACTCTTCCTCTGGGCTTTCTTTCCGCACTATTATGGACGCCAGATACAAAGTATGGAAACGTATctagaccccccccccccctatNNNNNNNNNNNNNNNNNNNNNNNNNNNNNNNNNNNNNNNNNNNNNNNNNNNNNNNNNNNNNNNNNNNNNNNNNNNNNNNNNNNNNNNNNNNNNNNNNNNNNNNNNNNNNNNNNNNNNNNNNNNNNNNNNNNNNNNNNNNNNNNNNNNNNNNNNNNNNNNNNNNNNNNNNNNNNNNNNNNNNNNNNNNNNNNNNNNNNNNNNNNNNNNNNNNNNNNNNNNNNNNNNNNNNNNNNNNNNNNNNNNNNNNNNNNNNNNNNNNNNNNNNNNNNNNNNNNNNNNNNNNNNNNNNNNNNNNNNNNNNNNNNNNNNNNNNNNNNNNNNNNNNNNNNNNNNNNNNNNNNNNNNNNNNNNNNNNNNNNNAAAATGCTCTAGAGTTAAATCACTAACAACATTATTTTTTCTTATGAGTTTTTTGCACTTTGTGAAGAAAAAATGGACAAAAACACAGATCTTGTGCTCTAAACTTAAATATGATGAAAGCTTACAAGGTTGAATAGGCCTATCTTCAGGCAATCATGGAAACAAATGGGCTTTTCACGACAGTGGATATCTTTTTTTTAAGAGGACACAACAATGTATATCTCTGGTTATGGGCATGGTAAGCTCAGTTTCCTTTTCAGCTATGTTCAATGGAAAAGGGCTAGAAAATTTTAAACCCTCTAGAGGAATCCGACGGGGAGATGTTctttcgccctcttttttgttggAAGCAGAGGCTCAGTGTTATGAAAGTGCCTCAGTTGGCGCCACTAGTGAATCGCCTACTTTTGCAGATGATAACATGTTGTTTCTTTACAACAAGCAAAGGAGGGAGGGAGCGTCAcgccttttggatgtttattgtaATGCTTCGGGTCAAAGGATAAATCGTGATAAATCATTCATATTTCTCAGTAAGAGTTGTCCACAAGTAATTAAAGAAGAGGTTAAGTTGAGCCTGAATGTCCAAAATGAGTCTCTCAATAAATAACACAACTCCTCAACGAAACATTTAAAGAAGAGGATCTACTCGATGTTGGTGGTCCTGCCGACTGAGGCTGCCACGGTGGAGGCGGACTCAGGGCCCGCCCCTTACAATCCTATCATGTTGCTCCTTCCAATGCTGCATGTGGCTACTACTCATACCGTTGTTGCCATCTCACGCTACCTTATAATTTTTTACAGAAAACAATTAGCTAACCTACTCCcttcatttttgtatacaaggccacaaacccatattacaggtaccaaggcaaaatttaatgtcttctaagtcaatgttgcaagccagCTTATCTCCTTATTTGccgtgtaaattaatgtgtattcttctctttcatgcacatcaagtcaATGCTcctactcccgcatgcatgcaagggataattaatgtcctcctttgctagtactatgaggcaaacaccattaatattgcatcgattagtgttagtggccttgtatatctgcaaattgtaattttgattgtGGCCTATTCAACCTTGGTAAGTTCAATCGATTTGAGTATATAGAGAAAGAATGTGCCCCAATATGTACAATCGATTCGACATGGTAAGTTCAATTTTTTTTCCATGTATCTACAAGTACAAAACGCCATGGTGGATACAATAAATTTGCCATGGTCAATACAACAAACTTTCCATGTGAACAATTATTGAAATGCAGAACTCTCccggatccatattaattgtcgttgATTTAATTGTACTGACTATTAATATGGAACAGAGTGGAAGTATAGAAGTTAAAAGTGCCATCAATTTTTGTGTGCCATGGCTAGTCTGTAGCTAAAGAAAGCAACTTGAAATTTCCATGCCATATACATAGCTAGAGAAGAAAAACAACATAAGTAGTAAAATTACAAATCATAGCAAGTTTGTGTATAAAATAAAATGTCATAATGTAGAGCCACTACTTGTCGTGATGTTGAAAAACACATCATGGTGACACACTGCTAGTTTGTGTAGATTTGTCATCAAGGTAGGCCCAGATTTCACAttcgaataatttgccatgattttACTCTAAAAAATGCCATCCCAAAACAATTATGTCGTGCTCATGAGTTTAGGGTTTAGTTTGTAGAAAAATGCCATGATTTCAATCTAAGGATTTAGGAACACTTATGTGGTGCAACCATGCTACAGTGGTAAAATGGCCATGTTATAGAACCTTTCTCCTTAAAATTGGCATGTGATACGGATCAAATGTATCTATATTTTAAATTATTTCGTGTTATGTTTACAACACTTTGTCATAGTTTTggcattattttttggactaacctattagtcCAGCAGCCACAAGCTGTTGATTTTTGCTGTGTTTGGACTTCCAGAAAATAAAATTTGCGgagctaaaaaaacaaaaaaaatactttttTTTCTATCAAAGCTCCCGGAGGAACTTGGCCCCACCTGTGGCCCCACGCAGCGAGGGGGTGCTCCTCTATTGATATGACTGGTTTTATTTTCCATTTGAGCGAGATATAGTTCAAGTCAAAGTTTCGGTACCTCTTTTTGCCAGACAACACCAAGCAGATTGATCCCTGAACTGAAGAGAAACCAACAGGTACAATAACATGTACAAAATAACCCCCCCTCCTGGTTCGGATCATAGATTACAGGTACAATGTTTCACATCATAGATTTAAGGAATAATAAAACAACTCCTATAACAAAGAATTACAGATAAATTTCTCAGAATAATCTTCTCCCACTTCGGCTTCGGTAGACTCCTCCCCCCTCCCCAAACACAAGGACGGCCAAGATTGACCAATACCTCTTCATAATAGAGGCCAGGATGGGCATTTTTTGAAAAAGAGTCCACCCGCCCAAAAACAGTCGGAGCGTATACGTATATGAATACAGCCCCCCCNNNNNNNNNNNNNNNNNNNNNNNNNNNNNNNNNNNNNNNNNNNNNNNNNNNNNNNNNNNNNNNNNNNNNNNNNNNNNNNNNNNNNNNNNNNNNNNNNNNNNNNNNNNNNNNNNNNNNNNNNNNNNNNNNNNNNNNNNNNNNNNNNNNNNNNNNNNNNNNNNNNNNNATCCCATCCGCCAGGGGGGAAATTGAACCGTCCGTCCACACGCGCCCGGTGACgtggctgaaagtgcaactaaccctgggtggttttggtaatgatttacaacatatagctcattgaactaatgccattacaagatgaatatttcaggaaagttcaatgattggcatggcatgggtaaggaatgtggacccctcaaaatgctaaggacaaaagattggctcaagcttcaaagtccaagactctacattttccattttagtgatccaagatcacattgagtctataggaaaaccaatattattaaaaggggatgaggtgttgcttaatggcttgcttgctcaaaatgcttagtgatatgctccaaagccctcaaccactttctcatatccacatatgtcccaaacctaaagtcaaacttggccccaccgatttgatctatgcagcgccaccgagttcatttgacatagccattgccagaaaccctagtcttttcagtctcaccgatagggatctcggtctcaccaagatgggattgcaaactctctatttcccttctaacatttcggtccaaccgaaatgagcgatcggtcccaccgagtctgcaatgcaaactctctgtttccttttcgtaatgctTCAGTCCCACTGAAataagcgaatcggtcccatcgagtttgcctgaccaactctctggtttgcttattaccaaagtcggtccaaccaaGTTTAAGTGATCGGTccaactgagattacgttatgccctaaccctaatgatatcggtcctaccgaaatgcatgtcggtcccaccgaaattgtctaacggtcacatatgaactgaatcggtccgaccgagatttTTGatccggtccaaccgagtttggtgtaatgtgtgtaacggttagattttgtgtggaggctatatgtacccttccaccctctcctcattcgtgagggaagccatcagattaTGCTTACACTTCCACtgtccattttctgagagagagccacctactcatgtgttgagaccaagacattccatttctaccatatgaatcttgatctctagccttccccaagttgctttccactcaaatcagctttccaccaaatccaatcctatgagagtgatttgagtgttggggagactatcatttgaagcacaatagcaaggagttcatcagcaacacaccatctattaccttttggagag
It contains:
- the LOC119339184 gene encoding receptor-like protein 2, producing the protein MDSVAGTLRCGHKAFRHMPQQLRFASSRREKTTVHLHGLAVVLLLCFASPTSSCTENESSTLSDFLGGLVPGGNGGLNVSWVNGTDCCEWEGIVCSSDGTVTAVLLASKGLRGEISPSLANLTGLLHLNLSHNSLEGSLPVELLSSRSIVVLDVSFNRLDGHLQEIQSSNHSFPIKVLNISSNSFTGPFPSKTWKATKSLVALSASHNSFEGPISSSICINGPSFAMLDLSHNQFSGNISPGFGSCAMLRVLKVGHNNLTGPLPDGLFNATSLEHLSLANNGLQGVLDGSSIVKLSRLTVLDLGMTGLSGKIPDSVGQLRTLEELYLDNNNMSGELPSALGNCSNLRYITIRNNSFTGDLSRVNFTMLDLRIADFSMNLFTGPIPESIYSCSNLVALRLAYNNFHGDFSPRIGNLKSLSFFSITNNSFKNITNALQMLKSCKNLTSLLIGTNFKGETIPQDETIDGFENLQVLTIDACSLVGKIPLWISKLARLKMIDLSVNQLSGPIPSWIDELGFLFYLDISSNNLTGNIAVALTKLPMLLSEENVAKLYPKFLELPVFWTPSRQYRMVGAFPRILRLDNNNFTGIIPPEIGQLKLLDGLNFSSNSLTGEIPQEICNLTNLQMLDLSDNQLTGAIPSALNDLHFLSTFDVSSNRLEGPVPTGGQFHTFSNSSYSGNPKLCGPMLSLDCTSTATDQTSASRHHNLRFALVIGITSGGLIALALLACFLIARLAYYDHTENVVPLRSRP